The Candidatus Rokuibacteriota bacterium genome segment GATGTGGGCTCGACGGCCGAGGCGCGGCGCATGGTCGACGACACGGGCTGCCACTCGGTCATGATCGGCCGGGGCACGCTTGGCAGCCCGTGGGTCTTCGACGAGGGCTTCGACGCGCTCCAGCCTGAAGCCCAGCGCGACTACAAGGACCACGTCATCCGCCGGCACATGGCCCTGATCCAGGAGCACTGCTTCGACCGCTACGCGCTCTCGCAGATGAAGAAGCACCTCGCCTGGTACACGGACGGGCTGGTG includes the following:
- a CDS encoding tRNA-dihydrouridine synthase produces the protein DVGSTAEARRMVDDTGCHSVMIGRGTLGSPWVFDEGFDALQPEAQRDYKDHVIRRHMALIQEHCFDRYALSQMKKHLAWYTDGLVHATDCRARIFHTKSPAEVWEVFQEYWETSARGAETATAAAV